A section of the Venturia canescens isolate UGA chromosome 11, ASM1945775v1, whole genome shotgun sequence genome encodes:
- the LOC122417882 gene encoding uncharacterized protein, giving the protein MCLASKKGHNKRGKIQSIDGEWVNLDIVDIGVTKKYRIQTLRQLPEDLRTYPALAFRCQSSIGEAYANANLVELIDRFTQSEKTFEIKPVERLGDHKFRVELFLSENFETAVAEEMDREGNEEESASSENDGQSAHAEDVRNMGHLVRGHKMVEIAGFSLYRPNEYNRIRKDLHWTAGEQSELRCLNEGCNFTVSKGKKEVMRDHWMAHHRNKKYMCVYCFREEEVKNFVSTRSLVNHCKRVHVEERRD; this is encoded by the exons ATGTGTCTCGCTTCAAAAAAAGGACACAATAAACGCGGAAAAATCCAAAGCATCGACGGTGAGTGggtcaacctagacatcgttGACATTGGTGTTACCAAAAAATATCGGATCCAGACACTGAGGCAACTCCCGGAAGACTTGCGAACCTATCCAGCACTCGCTTTCCGGTGTCAAAGTAGTATCGGAGAGGCATATGCGAATGCGAATCTCGTGGAATTGATCGATCGTTTTACCcaaagtgaaaagacgttcgAGATTAAGCCAGTCGAACGTCTAGGAGATCACAAGTTCAGAGTTGAACTGTTCCTGAGCGAAAACTTCGAGACCGCGGTGGCGGAGGAAATGG ATCGGGAAGGGAACGAGGAGGAGTCAGCTTCATCAGAAAATGATGGTCAATCCGCTCATGCAGAAGATGTAAGAAATATGGGGCATTTGGTGCGGGGACACAAGATGGTCGAAATCGCGGGCTTTTCGCTCTATAGGCCGAATGAATACAACAGGATTAGGAAGGATCTGCATTGGACCGCGGGAGAGCAGAGTGAATTAAGGTGCCTTAATGAAGGGTGCAACTTCACAGTTAGCAAGGGAAAAAAGGAGGTCATGAGAGACCACTGGATGGCCCACcataggaataaaaaatatatgtgtgtgtattgTTTTAGGGAAGAAGAAGTTAAGAACTTTGTATCCACACGCTCGCTTGTGAATCATTGCAAACGTGTGCACGTCGAGGAGAgaagagattaa